Genomic window (Rosa chinensis cultivar Old Blush chromosome 6, RchiOBHm-V2, whole genome shotgun sequence):
ACACCAAATTAGGATCGACCCAGTTGGTCTTTTAAAGAACCAATCTTTTGCTTCCTccttctctctatctctgtaAAAAGCTTTGGGATTTAGCTGTTAAAGTAAGATAGAATCTTCTTATGTAATAAGATAACAATTAGCCATTCTCTTTCTTGGTTCCTTTGTTCAACTCTTTATCCACAAAGAGTTTGGGATTGACCACGAAGAGTTATATAAGTAGCAAGTGTGAATGGAAGAGGGTAGCAAGTTCAAGAGGATTTGTGTGTTTTGTGGTAGCAACTCTGGCCACAGACAAGTCTTCAGTGATGCTGCTCTTGAGTtgggcaatgaactggtttgtttgttttcttaatcATCAACGGCTTGTGTTTTTTGTTGTCAGGTCAATATGTGGTTTAAATATGTAATCTTGGCTTGGATGATTATGAGTTCGTATTGATATTAAAGAATCCATATTGATATTCATATTCATAAAGAAGTGTTGTTTTCTGGGGTTTCTGGTATTTTGGTTAATGGTATGGGGTTGTTTTGGTTGGGATTGCTTCAAACACGCTCTTCTCTTCTTGGTGATTTTTGTGCTAAATTTAGAGGTGTTGAATGGTTATGTAGTGTCTTAATGTCCTGAACCGGGTTTTGTTCTGTTTGGTAATTGGCCATTGGACTATTCTGGGCTGTGATTTAAGATCATGAACAATTGAACATTGACTTCCTTCTGACAGTATATTACTTCATGCATATCCATGGAAAAGTCATGAAAGCAGTGTTCAATGCAATAAACATGAATATTATGCGGTTTCGTCTTCTAAGCTTAATTTTCACTTTAAAAAATGATGCTTTGTTGGTGTGAATTTCAGGTGAAACGGAAGATAGATTTGGTGTATGGTGGAGGGAATGTCGGGTTGATGGGTTTGGTATCCCAGACTGTATTTGATGGAGGTTGCCATGTTCTTGGGTATTACATATAAAACACTTACTCTGTAATTCGTTGTATTTGTGTCTCTGAGTGATAATTTGTTGCTCATATGTTATGTTTGCTCTTTACATGCAGAGTCATTCCAAAAGCTCTCATGCCTAGAGAGGTATGGGTCAGAAATTAAACTGTTCTTGCTAGATTTGATGCCCCTTTTCATATTTCAAATATCCAGATTCTTTTCAGCTTACAATTACTCTTAAGAAGCAGACCTTGTAAGATTAAACATCCTTAAACGTGCTTGAAGTCAGGCACTGAGTGATGTTTTCACGTCTTTAAAATTGTCCAGTGTAGCTTAGGGGGGTTTGGGGAGAAATTTGCAATTTTCAAGTACTAGTTTTAGTACTCCTTCCAAGATGAGTTCAGTTGATTATTAACAGACTTTTATGGACAACTTTGACAGATATCCGGTGAAACTGTTGGAGAAGTAAGAATAGTTAGAGACatgcatgagcggaaagcttcTATGGCTGAGGAATCTGATGCCTTTATTGCTCTTCCTGGTAATTAC
Coding sequences:
- the LOC112172178 gene encoding cytokinin riboside 5'-monophosphate phosphoribohydrolase LOG8 encodes the protein MEEGSKFKRICVFCGSNSGHRQVFSDAALELGNELVKRKIDLVYGGGNVGLMGLVSQTVFDGGCHVLGVIPKALMPREISGETVGEVRIVRDMHERKASMAEESDAFIALPGGYGTMEETLEMITWAQLGIHKKPVGLLNVDGYYNSLLSLFDNGVQEGFIKPGARDIIVSAPNAKELMVQIEQYTPSHQHIASHESWKRAQLAISQASSHEDPR